From the genome of Yersinia enterocolitica, one region includes:
- a CDS encoding iron-sulfur cluster insertion protein ErpA, whose protein sequence is MSDETVLPLQFTEAAAKKVKLLISDEENPNLKLRVYITGGGCSGFQYGFTFDDQINDGDMTIEKQGVELVVDPMSLQYLVGGAVDYTEGLEGSRFIVTNPNAKSTCGCGSSFSI, encoded by the coding sequence ATGAGCGATGAAACAGTACTGCCCCTACAGTTTACTGAGGCAGCAGCTAAGAAAGTTAAACTGCTGATTTCTGATGAGGAAAATCCGAATCTGAAGCTGCGGGTTTATATTACCGGTGGCGGATGCAGCGGGTTCCAGTATGGTTTTACTTTCGATGATCAAATCAACGATGGGGATATGACCATCGAAAAGCAAGGCGTGGAATTGGTTGTTGATCCGATGAGCCTGCAATATCTGGTCGGCGGTGCGGTGGATTATACCGAAGGGTTGGAAGGCTCACGCTTTATTGTGACGAACCCGAATGCGAAAAGTACCTGTGGTTGCGGTTCTTCTTTCAGCATTTAA